A window of the Borrelia parkeri genome harbors these coding sequences:
- a CDS encoding chromosome replication/partitioning protein: MSKKVVDLKIKNRMPQKDLNYILDTNNQNKRKEEFDNLVIRLQNNIKTEIYNSIDTMKILKKINENKLYIEGGFNSFRDFLSAFRLAKSQAYQYIKLAIAIESGFIEEEFITVNGIQASIRYIQTKGSISIKKSRQNPIKPLRFQLKNQDSYDFYKQNAKFTSFLMDELFKDKKDLLEEFMKKFKSLKG, from the coding sequence ATGAGCAAAAAAGTGGTTGATTTAAAAATCAAAAACAGAATGCCCCAAAAGGATCTGAACTATATCCTTGATACAAATAATCAAAATAAAAGAAAAGAAGAGTTTGATAATTTAGTAATCCGATTACAGAATAATATTAAAACAGAAATATATAATAGTATTGACACTATGAAAATCTTAAAAAAGATTAATGAAAATAAACTTTATATAGAAGGTGGTTTTAATTCTTTTAGGGATTTTTTGTCTGCGTTTAGGCTTGCAAAATCTCAAGCTTATCAGTATATAAAATTAGCGATAGCCATTGAATCAGGTTTTATAGAGGAGGAATTTATAACTGTTAATGGGATACAGGCTTCTATAAGATATATACAAACTAAAGGAAGTATATCAATAAAGAAATCAAGACAAAATCCAATAAAGCCATTAAGATTTCAGCTTAAGAATCAAGATAGTTATGATTTTTATAAGCAAAATGCCAAGTTTACAAGTTTCTTAATGGATGAACTTTTTAAAGACAAAAAAGATTTGCTAGAAGAGTTTATGAAAAAATTTAAAAGTTTAAAAGGCTAA
- a CDS encoding DUF1640 domain-containing protein: MNFILLHNDNSNFEVLREKMNSLEQQIINVENNLKKDIEFAKIEFKRDISDLDNKMDNIEKNLFKEIQNNNVILREEVKSTILVLREEMKNNHTILLEKLDMSNKVLLEKLSVGNRMLTIIIAVGIPIVISIVMSLISKFFIG, translated from the coding sequence GTGAATTTCATTTTACTTCATAATGATAATTCTAATTTTGAAGTCTTAAGGGAAAAGATGAATTCATTAGAACAACAAATCATTAATGTAGAGAATAACTTAAAAAAGGATATTGAATTTGCTAAGATAGAATTTAAAAGGGATATATCTGATTTAGATAACAAGATGGACAATATAGAGAAAAATTTATTTAAAGAAATACAAAATAACAATGTGATATTGCGAGAAGAAGTGAAAAGCACCATTCTTGTCTTAAGAGAAGAAATGAAAAATAATCATACAATACTGTTAGAAAAGCTTGATATGTCAAATAAAGTTTTATTAGAAAAGCTTAGTGTAGGAAATAGAATGCTCACTATTATTATAGCAGTAGGAATACCAATAGTTATATCTATTGTTATGTCTCTAATAAGTAAGTTCTTTATAGGATAA